A genomic segment from Conger conger chromosome 2, fConCon1.1, whole genome shotgun sequence encodes:
- the zgc:175214 gene encoding RING finger protein 122, whose translation MHPFQWCNGCLCGLGLQSSEKNCEMTSENIYHLPLNAYVIVLGVGLFIFMLSMIFCCYLFRLRRQGTREQYGYNEVVLKGAGKKLSLLGQTCAVCLEEFRTRDELGVCPCSHAFHKKCLVKWLEIRSVCPMCNKPICRLTSDAPRGAEGPQDPEEV comes from the exons ATGCACCCATTCCAGTGGTGTAACG GATGCCTGTGTGGCCTGGGGTTGCAGAGTTCAGAAAAGAATTGCGAGATGACGTCAGAAAACATCTACCACCTCCCGCTCAACGCATATGTCATCGTCCTGGGGGTTGGCCTCTTCATCTTCATGCTCAGCATGATATTCTGCTGCTACCTCTTCAG GTTACGACGGCAAGGGACAAGGGAGCAGTACGGCTACAATGAG GTTGTGCTGAAAGGAGCAGGGAAGAAACTGAGTCTTCTTGGA CAGACCTGTGCGGTGTGCTTGGAGGAGTTTCGGACCAGAGACGAGCTGGGTGTGTGCCCCTGCTCCCACGCATTTCACAAGAA GTGCCTGGTGAAATGGCTGGAGATCCGCAGCGTGTGCCCCATGTGCAACAAACCCATCTGCAGGCTCACGTCAGACGCCCCCCGGGGGGCAGAGGGGCCCCAGGACCCCGAGgaggtgtga